The segment GAGACCATGGACAACACGGTGGTATTCGTCGCCGGCGACCGCCTCGGCCGGGGCGACGACCAGCTCGGCGAGGCCCTCATGCTGGCGGCGATCAAGAACCTCGCGAAAGCCGGCGGCGGCCTGCCGTCGCACATCCTCTTCATGAACAACGGCGTGAGGCTGTGCTGCACCGGGTCGAACGCCCTCGACGACCTGCGCGGCCTGAGCGCGGCCGGCGTGGAGCTGCTCAGCTGCGGCACCTGCCTGGACTGGTTCGACCTGAAGGACCGGCTCGCGGCGGGGCGCGAGTCCAGCATGATCGAGATCATCGGGCTGCAGAAGGAGGCCGGACGGGTCGTGCGGCTCTAGTCGGTGACGAGCTTGAAGCCCAGGACGGGCCGGTAGTGCGGTTCCGTGGGCTCGAACAGGCTCAGATACTCGATGCCGGAGCCGTCTGCGATCTCGACGCCGTCCCGGAAGTGGAGGCCGTAGGTGTACTGGGCGCTGGGGATTTGCAGCACGCCCTGGGCGTAGGCGCCTGTCATGCCGAGCTCCACCTGCCTGCCCCGGTCGTACAGGGTCAGGCTGCATTCGTCCTGGACGAAGAACCAGTACGCCAGATCGTAGCAATCGTCCTGGAAGCCGTCGGCGGTCTCGATCAGGATGTGGACCTCCCAGTTCCCGTGCACGAAGTCGCAGGTGGGCGGCGGGACCTCGATGTTGACGGCCGCATCGCCGCTGGCCCCGATGTCGACCGTGCTGGTCGCGGTGATCGTCACCAGGGGCGGGTCCGGCGCGGACCCGGGCGCGGTGTAGCGGCCGGCCCCGTCCAGCGAGCCGGCGCCGGCGGGAAACAGGCTCCAGGTCACGGCGCGGTTGTCGCACCCCGTCACGCGGGCCAGCAGCTGCAGGCTCGCCTGCGGCGGGAGCGTGATGTAGGACGGCGAGACGGAAACGTCGATCCGCGGGATCTCGTCGCCGGGCGCGCCGAAGAGGGTGCCCTCGATGTCCTCGCCGCCGGCGGGCTTGCCGAAGCCGCCGAACGTGCCGGTGAGGGTCTCGCCGTTCGCGGCGACGTCGAAGGTCATGTCGATCTCCCAGGGCCTTTCGTTCTCCTCCCACCGGACGGCCAGGGTCACGCGGCGGCCGGTCACGTCGCCCGTGAAGTCGCCCTGCGCCGTGGAGAAGACGACCGTGTCCGCGGCCGCGGCGAAGGCGCCCGGCACCAGGAAGGCGTCGACGGTTGACCGGGGGCTGAGGCGCAGGGTCCAGGGCCCGTCCAGCAGGGGGGCGGGCGGCTCCCCGGCCGGCGGCGCGACCGCATCGTCGTCGCAGGCGACGAACGACAGACAGACGATCGCGAAGATGGCGGCGAGCGGACCGAGGCGAAACATGGCGCCCTCCTGGATGTCGGGCGAGGGCTGGGATCACACGGTTAAGTCTACGGCATTTAGTCTTTGTGATGCAACTACGGCGCCACCACCACCTCGGCCGTGGCGGTGTCGGCCTCGGCGCCGGCCAGCACGCGCGCGCTCAGGATCAGCGTGGTGTGCTCGACCACCGTCGGCGCCGTCCAGTCGATGCTCCAGGCCT is part of the bacterium genome and harbors:
- the yedF gene encoding sulfurtransferase-like selenium metabolism protein YedF, translating into MDNTVVFVAGDRLGRGDDQLGEALMLAAIKNLAKAGGGLPSHILFMNNGVRLCCTGSNALDDLRGLSAAGVELLSCGTCLDWFDLKDRLAAGRESSMIEIIGLQKEAGRVVRL